In a single window of the Kiloniellales bacterium genome:
- a CDS encoding AsmA family protein: protein MNKLIFGLFGLFLIAIAGALVGPSFFDWNTQKGRLVAEVEALTGRSMTIEGDVRLALLPRPTFTAAEVRLANVPGGSADALLELEALRLRIAWLPLLQGRVRLDSLELVEPRLHLEILADGRRNWELQGLDRAGSEIAETPERVAIRSVVVRGGSVSFRDAASGSERRIEALNAEIAAAALNGPFEARGEAVVEGRRTVFEVDTAALRPDRAARAKVALELPELRGSAGFAGSLTPGESGTVLRGRVDARGEDLGAFLPLAGLEGLVTVGAGRPFAVKAAVEGDRTAASASEVDLTLGEARFSGQAQAAFGPSPEIGLTLRATRLDLNAFFADTGAGGEAGAEPSAGTETTAAPQAGAAEALSTGPGFWDRASAALDIAVDAADYRGQAVRDLRLEARLAGGVLEVGRAAALLPGRAALDFSGRATAAPTGPGLDGRITLRADNLRRLAAWLGYGFGGLPGDRLRRLALDGRLVAGPEKLELRDLEAELDRTKLTGGV from the coding sequence TTGAACAAGCTCATCTTCGGTCTGTTCGGCCTGTTCCTGATCGCGATCGCGGGCGCCCTGGTCGGGCCGAGTTTCTTCGACTGGAACACGCAGAAGGGCCGGCTGGTCGCCGAGGTGGAGGCGCTGACCGGACGGAGCATGACGATCGAAGGCGACGTCCGGCTGGCCCTGCTGCCGCGGCCGACCTTCACCGCCGCCGAGGTGCGCCTGGCCAATGTTCCGGGCGGGTCGGCGGATGCGCTGCTCGAACTCGAGGCCCTGCGGCTGCGGATCGCCTGGCTGCCGTTGCTGCAGGGGCGGGTCCGGCTCGACAGTCTCGAACTGGTCGAGCCGCGCCTCCATCTCGAGATCCTGGCGGACGGGCGGCGCAATTGGGAGCTCCAGGGTCTGGACCGGGCGGGGTCGGAGATCGCCGAGACCCCGGAGCGTGTCGCCATTCGCAGCGTGGTCGTCCGCGGCGGCAGTGTCTCCTTCCGAGATGCGGCGAGCGGGTCCGAGCGGCGTATCGAGGCCCTGAACGCGGAGATCGCCGCGGCCGCGCTCAACGGGCCCTTCGAGGCGCGGGGCGAGGCCGTCGTCGAGGGGCGTCGGACGGTCTTCGAGGTTGACACCGCCGCGCTGCGGCCCGATCGGGCGGCCCGTGCCAAGGTCGCGCTCGAGCTGCCCGAGCTGCGGGGATCCGCCGGCTTCGCCGGCAGCTTGACTCCCGGGGAATCCGGGACGGTCCTGCGCGGCCGTGTCGATGCACGGGGCGAGGACCTGGGCGCTTTCCTGCCCCTGGCCGGGCTCGAGGGTCTGGTAACGGTCGGCGCCGGCCGGCCCTTCGCGGTCAAGGCGGCGGTCGAGGGCGACCGCACGGCGGCCAGCGCCTCTGAGGTGGACCTCACCCTCGGAGAGGCCCGCTTCTCCGGCCAGGCGCAGGCGGCGTTCGGGCCGTCCCCCGAAATCGGCCTGACGCTGCGCGCGACGCGCCTGGATCTGAACGCCTTCTTTGCCGACACCGGGGCGGGCGGCGAGGCCGGGGCGGAACCAAGCGCCGGCACGGAAACGACCGCCGCGCCGCAGGCCGGCGCCGCCGAAGCCCTCAGCACGGGGCCCGGCTTCTGGGACCGGGCGAGCGCCGCGCTGGACATCGCGGTCGACGCCGCCGACTACCGCGGCCAGGCGGTGAGGGACCTCCGGCTCGAGGCGCGCCTCGCCGGGGGCGTGCTGGAGGTCGGCCGCGCCGCGGCCCTGCTGCCTGGCCGCGCGGCCTTGGATTTCAGTGGCCGGGCCACGGCGGCTCCGACCGGTCCCGGGCTCGACGGCCGGATCACCCTGCGCGCCGACAACCTGAGGCGTCTCGCGGCCTGGCTCGGCTACGGCTTCGGCGGCTTGCCGGGGGATCGACTGCGCCGCCTGGCGCTCGACGGGCGGCTGGTGGCGGGGCCAGAGAAGCTGGAGCTTCGCGATCTCGAGGCCGAGCTGGACCGGACCAAACTGACGGGCGGCGT
- a CDS encoding FAD-linked oxidase C-terminal domain-containing protein has translation MAETLTKDPVVEALRALLRDRLSTSLAVREQHGRDESYHPTQAPDAVAFARSTEEVAEIVKVCAEHKRPVIPFGTGTSLEGHIAALHGGISIDVSQMAEVLEVNAEDLDCRVQAGVTRKQLNEYLRDTGLFFPIDPGADASLGGMTATRASGTNAVRYGTMRENVLGLTAVLADGRIIKTGGRARKSAAGYDLTRLFVGSEGTLCVITEIQLRLYGIPEAISAAVCPYETLEGAVNTVINTIQMGIPVARIELLDEVMLDALNKYSGFDYPVRPTLFFEFHGSAAGVEEQARTVGEISAEWGGGDFRWTAAQEERSRLWQARHDAYYAALALKPGAQGWATDVCVPISRLADCILETKKDIEESGLLAPIVGHVGDGNFHLSFIIDPDDSEEMAKSQEVNDRMVLRALGMGGTCTGEHGIGYGKLDFLTAEHGEAVAVMRQVKQALDPQGIMNPGKVVRI, from the coding sequence ATGGCCGAAACGTTGACCAAGGACCCCGTCGTCGAGGCGCTCCGGGCGCTGCTGAGAGACCGGCTGTCAACCTCGCTGGCCGTGCGCGAGCAGCACGGGCGCGACGAGTCCTACCACCCGACCCAGGCGCCGGACGCCGTGGCCTTCGCCCGCAGCACCGAGGAAGTGGCAGAAATCGTCAAGGTCTGCGCCGAGCACAAGCGGCCGGTGATCCCCTTCGGCACGGGAACCTCTCTGGAAGGGCACATCGCCGCGCTGCACGGCGGCATCTCGATCGACGTCAGCCAAATGGCCGAGGTGCTGGAGGTCAATGCCGAGGACCTGGATTGCCGGGTGCAGGCCGGCGTAACCCGCAAGCAGCTCAACGAGTACCTGCGGGACACGGGTCTGTTCTTTCCGATCGATCCCGGCGCGGACGCCTCCCTCGGCGGGATGACGGCGACCCGCGCCTCGGGCACCAACGCGGTGCGCTACGGGACCATGCGCGAGAACGTGTTGGGCCTCACCGCGGTGCTGGCCGACGGCCGGATCATCAAGACCGGTGGGCGCGCGCGCAAGTCGGCGGCCGGCTACGATCTGACCCGGCTGTTTGTCGGCTCGGAGGGCACGCTCTGCGTCATCACCGAGATCCAGCTGCGGCTCTATGGCATCCCGGAGGCCATCTCGGCGGCCGTCTGCCCCTACGAGACCTTGGAGGGTGCGGTCAACACGGTGATTAACACGATCCAGATGGGGATCCCGGTCGCGCGCATCGAGCTTCTCGACGAGGTCATGCTGGACGCCTTGAACAAGTACAGCGGGTTCGACTACCCGGTCCGGCCGACACTGTTCTTCGAGTTCCACGGCAGCGCGGCCGGGGTCGAGGAACAGGCCCGCACGGTGGGCGAGATCTCAGCCGAGTGGGGCGGCGGCGACTTCCGCTGGACGGCGGCCCAGGAAGAGCGCAGCAGGCTCTGGCAGGCGCGCCACGACGCCTACTACGCGGCCTTGGCATTGAAGCCCGGCGCCCAGGGCTGGGCGACCGATGTCTGCGTGCCGATCTCGCGCCTGGCGGACTGCATCCTGGAGACCAAGAAGGACATCGAGGAGTCGGGCCTGCTGGCGCCTATCGTCGGCCACGTGGGCGACGGCAACTTCCATCTCAGCTTCATCATCGATCCCGACGACAGCGAAGAGATGGCCAAGTCCCAGGAGGTCAACGACCGCATGGTCCTGCGCGCCCTCGGCATGGGCGGCACCTGCACCGGCGAGCACGGGATAGGTTACGGCAAGCTGGACTTCCTGACCGCCGAACACGGCGAGGCTGTTGCGGTGATGCGCCAGGTGAAGCAGGCCCTCGATCCGCAGGGAATCATGAACCCCGGGAAGGTCGTCAGGATCTGA
- a CDS encoding type II secretion system protein GspK, whose product MRIVPSRLARRLAGRRGLALVAVLWGLTLLALMTASFTSTTRTEVVLAFNALESAKAEQIAEAGIHRTILGLLAFDEDGEPWRADGSVYGWRFEDSEIRVSVQDEGGKIDLNVAQPELLRALFISVDVAPERADALVDAILDFRDSDDLRQQNGAEDDDYEQAGLQHDSKDAPFNSVEELNQVFGMSAEVFRRVAPALTVYSGRGEPFAEVAPPVVQAAIEVANFTLEAEELAEAGPEEGEEGDEGIAFEPDFDTLLSEESAELSEPVDSNAPILLREGRSNLRSGSPAFAIHAEARVPSGAVFVIDTVVQTPAPDGSPYAFMTWRRGARQHLGDPVETADVE is encoded by the coding sequence TTGCGCATCGTCCCCTCGCGCCTCGCTCGGCGCCTCGCCGGCCGGCGCGGCCTGGCCCTGGTCGCCGTGCTCTGGGGCCTCACCCTGCTCGCCCTGATGACGGCCAGCTTCACCAGCACCACCCGTACCGAGGTCGTCCTGGCCTTCAACGCGCTCGAGAGCGCGAAAGCCGAGCAGATCGCCGAGGCGGGTATCCACAGGACCATCCTCGGGCTGCTCGCGTTCGACGAGGACGGTGAACCCTGGCGGGCCGACGGCTCGGTCTACGGCTGGCGCTTCGAAGATAGCGAGATCCGGGTCTCGGTTCAGGACGAAGGCGGCAAGATCGACCTCAATGTGGCCCAGCCGGAGCTGCTGCGGGCGCTCTTCATCTCCGTCGATGTGGCGCCGGAACGGGCCGACGCGCTGGTCGACGCGATTCTCGATTTCCGCGATTCCGACGATCTGCGCCAGCAGAACGGCGCCGAGGACGACGACTACGAGCAGGCCGGCCTGCAGCACGATTCCAAGGACGCGCCCTTCAATTCGGTCGAAGAGCTGAACCAGGTCTTCGGCATGTCCGCCGAGGTCTTCCGCCGCGTGGCGCCGGCGCTCACGGTCTATTCGGGGCGGGGCGAACCCTTCGCAGAGGTCGCGCCGCCGGTGGTCCAGGCCGCCATCGAGGTCGCAAACTTCACGCTCGAAGCGGAGGAACTGGCCGAAGCCGGCCCGGAAGAAGGAGAGGAAGGGGACGAAGGAATAGCGTTCGAGCCCGATTTCGACACGCTCCTCAGCGAAGAGTCGGCGGAACTGTCGGAGCCGGTCGACTCCAACGCGCCGATTCTGCTGCGCGAGGGGCGAAGCAACCTGCGCTCCGGCAGCCCCGCTTTCGCTATCCACGCCGAGGCCCGGGTGCCCAGCGGGGCGGTCTTCGTGATCGACACGGTGGTCCAAACGCCGGCTCCGGACGGCAGCCCCTATGCCTTCATGACCTGGCGGCGCGGGGCACGGCAGCACCTCGGGGATCCGGTGGAAACGGCGGACGTGGAGTAG
- a CDS encoding A24 family peptidase: protein MSSLLRPDALFLILAAPFIGSFLGLLAHRLPSDLPWIGGRSVCPACRATLGWRDLLPLVSWIASRGRCRHCGKAIGAVYPALEIGATAVALWSLATLPGWLAWATAALGWCLLLLAVIDARHMILPNGLTLPLIPAGLCIIAVIDPDRIWGHLAGAVAGFLFIAAVALVYRRLRGHDGIGWGDAKLLAAAGAWLSWQGLPGVLLLASASGLALVLLLALIGTRELSGRQAVPFGPFLAFGFWMVWLYGPIGFG, encoded by the coding sequence TTGTCCAGCTTGCTGCGCCCCGACGCCCTCTTCCTGATCCTTGCGGCGCCCTTCATCGGCAGCTTCCTGGGTCTTCTGGCCCATCGCCTGCCGTCGGACCTGCCCTGGATCGGGGGCCGCTCGGTCTGCCCCGCATGCCGCGCCACGCTCGGCTGGCGCGATCTCTTGCCCCTGGTGTCCTGGATCGCCAGCCGCGGCCGCTGCCGCCACTGCGGCAAGGCGATCGGCGCGGTCTATCCGGCTCTCGAGATCGGCGCGACCGCGGTGGCTCTGTGGAGCCTGGCCACGCTGCCCGGCTGGCTGGCCTGGGCGACGGCGGCGCTCGGCTGGTGCCTGCTACTGCTCGCCGTGATCGACGCGCGTCACATGATCCTTCCGAACGGCCTGACCCTGCCCCTGATTCCGGCCGGTCTCTGCATCATCGCGGTGATCGATCCCGACCGGATCTGGGGGCACCTGGCGGGCGCCGTCGCGGGCTTCCTCTTCATCGCAGCCGTCGCTCTGGTCTACCGGCGGCTGCGCGGCCACGACGGCATCGGCTGGGGCGACGCCAAGCTGCTCGCGGCGGCCGGCGCCTGGCTGTCGTGGCAAGGACTGCCCGGGGTCCTGCTCCTGGCCTCGGCCAGTGGCCTGGCGCTGGTCCTGCTGCTGGCGCTGATAGGCACCCGCGAACTGAGCGGGCGTCAGGCCGTGCCGTTCGGGCCGTTCCTCGCTTTCGGATTCTGGATGGTCTGGCTCTACGGGCCGATCGGCTTCGGCTGA
- the gspM gene encoding type II secretion system protein GspM, translated as MRELPPWASRAAALSLVVAVVLAVYLLLFDPLISAYLDLDDDIARTNENLRRYEQIARSYPALKEQYESLAQRQSRSGVYLSGDTDALAAAELQADVSATIQKHDGKLRSVQILPVTSDGEFKRVSVRVQLTATLSALTRILYTLESRRPFVFIDNLDIKNRRARRSRRRNQEQEAPSEPELVIRFDLFGYLRPDVS; from the coding sequence ATGAGAGAATTGCCGCCTTGGGCCAGCCGGGCGGCGGCCCTCTCGCTGGTCGTCGCGGTCGTGCTGGCGGTCTACCTCCTGCTTTTCGACCCGCTGATCTCGGCCTATCTGGACCTGGACGACGACATCGCCAGGACCAACGAGAATCTGCGGCGCTACGAGCAGATCGCCCGTTCCTACCCGGCACTCAAAGAGCAGTACGAATCGCTGGCCCAGCGCCAGAGTCGCAGCGGCGTCTACCTGAGCGGCGATACCGACGCCCTGGCGGCTGCCGAACTCCAGGCCGATGTCAGCGCCACGATTCAGAAGCACGACGGCAAGCTGCGCAGCGTTCAGATCCTGCCGGTCACCAGCGACGGCGAATTCAAGCGGGTTAGCGTGCGGGTTCAGCTGACTGCGACCCTGTCGGCGCTGACCCGCATCCTCTACACCCTGGAGAGCCGCCGGCCCTTCGTCTTCATCGACAACCTGGACATCAAGAACCGGCGCGCGCGCCGATCCCGGCGCCGCAACCAGGAACAGGAGGCGCCGAGCGAGCCGGAGCTCGTGATACGCTTCGATCTTTTCGGCTACCTGCGCCCCGACGTGAGCTGA
- a CDS encoding GspH/FimT family protein, whose protein sequence is MTVPARSPACPGKPRGFTLVELMVVLVIVGLLLTLAPVAFQSAVPSLQVKSAAQELAAVMRATRSRAIKENREHVVQVDVESGRYRGGRADQEEVLDPDIALSLLTAESELDENGGGRIRFYPDGTSTGGRVSLTLGDTTYHVLVDWLTGRIQVADRIAEEES, encoded by the coding sequence ATGACCGTCCCGGCCAGGAGCCCCGCCTGTCCCGGAAAGCCTCGCGGCTTCACACTGGTCGAGCTGATGGTCGTGCTGGTCATCGTTGGCCTCCTGCTGACCCTGGCGCCGGTCGCCTTCCAGAGCGCCGTGCCTTCCCTGCAGGTCAAGTCGGCGGCCCAGGAGCTGGCCGCGGTCATGCGCGCCACGCGGAGCCGGGCGATCAAGGAGAACCGGGAGCACGTGGTCCAGGTCGACGTCGAGAGCGGGCGATACCGCGGCGGCCGCGCCGACCAGGAAGAGGTGCTCGACCCGGATATCGCGCTCTCCCTGTTGACCGCCGAATCCGAGCTGGACGAGAACGGCGGCGGACGAATTAGGTTCTATCCCGACGGCACGTCGACTGGCGGGCGGGTCTCACTGACCCTGGGCGACACGACCTATCATGTGCTGGTCGACTGGCTTACCGGCCGCATCCAGGTCGCCGACCGGATCGCGGAGGAGGAGTCATGA
- a CDS encoding class II aldolase/adducin family protein, whose product MTPEETAARRAIIEACLAMDASGLNRGTSGNVSRRWHDGLLITPSGIPYQQLTPEDIVLMDLEGGHQGKHQPSSEWRFHRDILAARPAVGAVVHTHSLYATTLAIRGMEIPAVHYMIAAAGGPTIRCAPYATFGTAELSENALAALEGRTCCLLANHGVIATGPDLEKTLWLAGEVETLAQEYLLSLSIGGPDILPDDEIERVVEKFKSYGPKAGGSPGA is encoded by the coding sequence GTGACCCCCGAGGAAACCGCGGCGCGCAGGGCGATCATCGAGGCCTGTCTTGCGATGGACGCCTCGGGGCTCAATCGGGGCACCTCGGGCAACGTCAGCCGGCGCTGGCACGACGGCCTCTTGATCACGCCGAGCGGCATTCCCTACCAGCAACTGACGCCCGAGGACATCGTCCTGATGGATCTCGAGGGCGGCCACCAGGGCAAGCACCAGCCGTCCAGCGAGTGGCGCTTCCACCGCGACATCCTGGCGGCGCGGCCCGCGGTCGGCGCGGTGGTCCATACCCATTCGCTCTACGCCACAACGCTCGCCATCCGGGGCATGGAGATTCCCGCGGTGCACTACATGATCGCGGCGGCCGGCGGGCCGACGATCCGCTGCGCGCCCTACGCCACCTTCGGCACGGCGGAACTCTCCGAGAACGCGCTGGCGGCGCTCGAGGGCAGGACCTGCTGCCTGCTTGCGAACCACGGCGTGATCGCCACCGGGCCGGACCTGGAGAAGACGCTCTGGCTGGCCGGCGAGGTCGAGACCCTGGCCCAGGAGTATCTGCTCTCGCTGTCTATCGGCGGCCCGGACATCCTGCCGGACGACGAGATCGAGCGGGTCGTGGAGAAGTTCAAGAGCTACGGCCCCAAGGCCGGCGGATCGCCCGGGGCCTGA
- a CDS encoding S9 family peptidase yields the protein MTLPTPPEAAKEPQSTKIHGVTLSDPYNWLRDPGYPEVSDKRVLNHLTAENAYFEAVMAPHKAFTEELFEELKARIKEDDSSVPVKDGDFLYQWRFDKGAQYRKWFRWRDGTAANGQGPETLLIDEPDLAEGKGYFQLRDLEVSPDETLVAYTTDTDGSERFTIRIKEAETGKVLDDTIGNTNGVVAWAADSRTLLYVELNENLRPFRVRAHALGGDPAKDPVIYEESDSSFFVGIDRTQSRRFLVIASGDHVTSELRVLEARTPLEQPRLIAEREREHEYDLEHAGDRFFIRTNDKHKNFRVVVAPLDAPGRENWQELIAPDDRHYLQDLTCFGGFMVIEERVDGLDQVRIRAYTGEEHSVQFPEAAYAAGLGNNPEFDSPKLRIGYTSMVTPATVYDYDPETRELTTLKVQEIPSGYDKARYRTERLMAPAPDGTLIPVSIVYREDFAKDGEGRLHLYGYGAYGLGMSPAFSTSRLSLLDRGFAYAIAHIRGGDELGYHWYEAGKLMNRRNTFGDFIACAEFLIAEGYSAKGRISISGGSAGGSLMGVVANERPDLWGAVVADVPFVDVLNTMLDDSLPLTPIEWPEWGNPKTDKAAFDYILGYSPYENVAAQAYPPILITAGLSDPRVTYWEPAKWAARLRATKTDDNLLLLKTNMGAGHGGKSGRFESLYEVAEAYTFILKAFGRV from the coding sequence ATGACCCTGCCCACCCCGCCCGAGGCGGCCAAGGAACCCCAAAGCACCAAGATTCACGGGGTCACGCTGAGCGACCCCTACAATTGGTTGCGCGACCCCGGCTATCCCGAGGTCTCCGACAAACGTGTGCTGAACCACCTGACGGCGGAGAACGCCTACTTCGAGGCGGTCATGGCGCCGCATAAGGCCTTTACCGAAGAGCTCTTCGAGGAGCTCAAGGCCCGTATCAAGGAAGACGACTCCTCGGTCCCGGTCAAGGACGGCGACTTCCTCTACCAGTGGCGCTTCGACAAGGGAGCGCAGTACCGCAAGTGGTTCCGCTGGCGCGACGGTACCGCCGCCAACGGCCAGGGGCCTGAAACCCTGCTGATCGACGAGCCGGACCTGGCCGAAGGGAAAGGGTACTTCCAGCTGCGCGATCTGGAGGTCAGCCCCGACGAAACGCTGGTCGCCTACACGACGGACACCGACGGCTCCGAGCGTTTCACGATCCGCATCAAGGAAGCCGAGACCGGCAAGGTGCTGGACGACACCATCGGCAACACCAACGGCGTCGTGGCCTGGGCCGCCGACAGCCGCACCCTGCTCTACGTCGAGCTGAACGAGAACCTGCGGCCCTTCCGTGTCCGCGCCCACGCCCTCGGCGGCGATCCGGCGAAGGACCCCGTGATCTACGAGGAGAGCGACTCCTCCTTCTTCGTCGGCATCGACCGGACCCAGTCGCGCCGATTCCTGGTGATCGCCAGCGGCGACCACGTGACCAGCGAGCTCAGGGTCCTGGAAGCCAGGACGCCGCTCGAACAGCCGCGCCTGATCGCCGAGCGGGAGCGCGAGCACGAGTACGACCTGGAGCACGCGGGCGACCGCTTCTTTATCCGGACCAACGACAAGCACAAGAATTTCCGCGTGGTCGTGGCGCCGCTCGACGCGCCTGGCCGCGAGAACTGGCAGGAGCTGATCGCTCCTGACGACCGCCACTATCTGCAGGACCTGACCTGCTTCGGCGGCTTCATGGTGATCGAGGAACGGGTCGACGGCCTCGACCAGGTCCGCATCCGCGCCTACACCGGCGAGGAGCACTCGGTCCAGTTCCCCGAGGCGGCCTACGCCGCCGGCCTGGGCAACAACCCGGAGTTCGACAGCCCGAAGCTCAGGATCGGCTACACCTCCATGGTGACGCCCGCGACAGTCTACGACTACGACCCCGAGACGCGCGAGCTGACCACCCTCAAGGTGCAGGAGATCCCGAGCGGCTACGACAAGGCCCGCTACCGTACGGAGCGCCTGATGGCGCCGGCCCCCGACGGGACCCTGATCCCGGTCTCGATCGTCTACCGCGAGGACTTCGCCAAGGACGGCGAGGGCCGGCTGCACCTCTACGGCTACGGCGCCTACGGCTTGGGCATGAGCCCGGCCTTCTCGACGTCCAGGCTCAGCCTGCTCGACCGCGGCTTCGCCTACGCCATCGCCCACATCCGCGGCGGCGACGAGCTGGGCTATCACTGGTACGAGGCGGGCAAGCTTATGAACCGCCGCAATACCTTCGGCGACTTCATCGCCTGCGCCGAGTTCCTGATCGCCGAAGGCTACTCGGCGAAGGGCCGGATCTCGATCTCGGGCGGCAGCGCCGGCGGCTCGCTTATGGGGGTCGTCGCCAACGAACGGCCCGACCTGTGGGGCGCCGTGGTCGCCGACGTTCCCTTCGTCGACGTACTGAACACCATGCTCGACGACTCCCTGCCGCTGACCCCGATCGAGTGGCCCGAGTGGGGCAACCCGAAGACCGACAAGGCGGCCTTCGACTACATCCTGGGGTACAGCCCCTACGAGAACGTCGCTGCCCAGGCCTATCCGCCGATCCTGATCACGGCGGGCCTCAGCGACCCGCGCGTCACCTACTGGGAGCCGGCCAAGTGGGCCGCCAGGCTGCGCGCCACCAAGACCGACGACAACCTGCTGCTGCTCAAGACCAACATGGGCGCCGGGCACGGCGGCAAGTCGGGGCGCTTCGAGAGCCTCTACGAGGTCGCCGAAGCCTATACCTTCATTCTGAAGGCCTTCGGCCGGGTGTAG
- a CDS encoding NAD(P)-dependent oxidoreductase yields MKTILITGAAGQVGRVLRDGLAGRFCLRLFDRTPVEALGSNEVFIQGDLGDPTLLRGAMEDVDGIVHLAAVPAEDSWEEILPNNIVGAYNLFEAARAASVKRVVFASSNHAVGFYRRDQHIGPNVTVRPDSRYGVSKAFGEAIASLYADKYGLETFCIRIGNVADRPIDARRLAIWVSPRDLCQLVAIGLEHPDIHFEIVYGVSDNARSWWDNSRAAQLGYRPEDDAEDHAAAVVAKEPPHDPDDRQHLYQGGHFVKLE; encoded by the coding sequence ATGAAGACCATACTAATCACTGGCGCGGCCGGGCAGGTGGGGCGGGTCCTGCGCGATGGACTGGCCGGCCGGTTTTGCCTCCGTCTTTTTGACCGGACGCCGGTCGAGGCGCTCGGGTCGAACGAGGTTTTCATCCAGGGCGACCTCGGTGACCCGACGTTGTTGCGGGGCGCCATGGAGGACGTGGACGGCATCGTCCACCTCGCGGCCGTTCCGGCCGAGGACTCCTGGGAGGAAATCCTGCCGAACAACATCGTCGGCGCCTACAACCTTTTCGAGGCCGCGCGCGCGGCAAGCGTGAAGCGCGTGGTCTTCGCCAGCAGCAACCACGCGGTCGGCTTCTACCGCCGGGACCAGCATATCGGGCCCAACGTCACGGTGCGGCCCGACAGCCGCTACGGCGTCAGCAAGGCCTTCGGCGAGGCGATCGCCAGCCTCTACGCCGACAAGTACGGGCTGGAGACCTTCTGCATCCGGATCGGCAACGTCGCTGACCGGCCGATCGACGCGCGGCGCCTGGCGATCTGGGTCAGCCCGCGCGACCTCTGCCAGCTGGTCGCGATCGGCCTGGAGCACCCCGACATCCACTTCGAGATCGTCTACGGCGTCTCCGACAATGCGCGCTCCTGGTGGGACAACTCCCGCGCCGCCCAGCTCGGCTACCGGCCCGAGGACGATGCCGAGGACCACGCCGCCGCTGTGGTCGCCAAGGAACCACCCCACGACCCCGACGACCGCCAGCACCTCTACCAGGGCGGCCACTTCGTGAAGCTGGAGTAG